CAACGACGCCTCGATCCAGCCGTCGCTGTTCCGGACGACGACGATCATGAAGGACCTCCAGCTCGAGGAGAAGTACGGGCTGAAGATGCGGGTCATCGACCCGGTCCACCTGCAGCTGAACTACGACCACACCTCGCTCGGCCTGTGGCGGGACGCCCAGAAGACGGCCGACGAGCTGGCGTACTTCTCGAAGAAGGACGCCGCCGCGCTCAAGGACCTCTACTCGATCATCCACGCGGCCGTGGACATCGGTCTGCCGATGATGCAGACCTCGCCGACCCGGCCGGACCCCCGGGCGATCCTCGAGCTGGCCAAGCAGTCCCTCAAGCACCGCTCCGAGCTGCTCGCGGTCGGGCGGTGGATGCGGGCGACGGAGATCGAGGTCCTCGACGAGTCGTTCGAGTCCGACCCGATCAAGGCGTGCGTGCTGATCGGTCTGCCGTTCATGTCCTACGACTCGGACTTCTCCGGCTGGTCGCTGATCTACCTCGGCATCATCACCAAGTACGGCGTCGCGATGTTCGAGGGCGGCACCGGTGAGCTCCCGCGCGCGCTGATCGACCTGATCACTGACCACGGCGGCAGCATCCGCTGCAACGCCGAGGTCGAGCAGATGGTCATGCGCAACGGCCGCTGTGTCGGTGTCCGGCTGAAGAACGGCGAGGAGATCTACGCCCGCCGGGGCGTGCTGACCGCGTTCAGCCCGAAGCGCGTGCTGCGCGACATGCTCCCGCCCGGCACCCTGCCCCCGCACCTGGCGAACCGTGTCGCGAACATCCCGACCCGGTCGCGTGGGTTCGCCGACATGAAGCTCGACGTGCTGACCAAGGGTCAGATCCGCATGGACAAGATCAAGGCCAAGCGGAAGGACGACATCGACCCGCGGCTCCCGGCCAACGGCTACCA
This is a stretch of genomic DNA from Sporichthya brevicatena. It encodes these proteins:
- a CDS encoding NAD(P)/FAD-dependent oxidoreductase: MSSAKRTVDVLVVGSGHNGLISAAYLAKAGLEVQVLEAYQSPGGMTSTTEVEDCPGYKVNDASIQPSLFRTTTIMKDLQLEEKYGLKMRVIDPVHLQLNYDHTSLGLWRDAQKTADELAYFSKKDAAALKDLYSIIHAAVDIGLPMMQTSPTRPDPRAILELAKQSLKHRSELLAVGRWMRATEIEVLDESFESDPIKACVLIGLPFMSYDSDFSGWSLIYLGIITKYGVAMFEGGTGELPRALIDLITDHGGSIRCNAEVEQMVMRNGRCVGVRLKNGEEIYARRGVLTAFSPKRVLRDMLPPGTLPPHLANRVANIPTRSRGFADMKLDVLTKGQIRMDKIKAKRKDDIDPRLPANGYHNYEQVKAAQIACKRGEMPQHIPGLAQISTALPSNAHFAPPGCDVFWFWSGLTPNDPHMGWEAARKQAAETIISQSDHYYEGIEELQIYSRVRMLPDIEERFFAMDGSVYHTDPLITRFGPNKPAVGFAGYSTPIPGLFLTGSGTHPVAGISGMPGQNAAKTMLKVFRREDRKGRSAAVEEARFWEGVESADAYTGSTPPATS